One Curtobacterium sp. MCLR17_007 DNA window includes the following coding sequences:
- a CDS encoding acyl-CoA carboxylase subunit epsilon: MAKHAAAVPADEPASVADVRVVSGEPTPEELAAVVAVLQRQADEAAAAGRARVEVSPRASWDASARGLRATLPSGHGAWSRSLR, encoded by the coding sequence ATGGCCAAGCACGCAGCAGCCGTCCCCGCGGACGAGCCCGCGTCGGTCGCCGACGTGCGCGTCGTCTCCGGCGAGCCCACGCCGGAAGAGCTGGCGGCGGTCGTCGCCGTCCTGCAGCGCCAGGCCGACGAGGCGGCGGCCGCGGGTCGCGCACGCGTCGAGGTCTCGCCGCGTGCGTCGTGGGACGCGTCGGCGCGCGGGCTGCGCGCGACACTCCCGTCGGGGCACGGGGCCTGGTCGCGGTCCCTGCGGTAG